The Candidatus Schekmanbacteria bacterium genome includes a region encoding these proteins:
- a CDS encoding SDR family oxidoreductase, with protein sequence MCKKLKNRVALITGGGTGIGKGIAKCFCDEGAIVYVMGRRLEKLEDTVNELNSDQGKAFAIQGDVSKKEDIERVTKEILNKEGKIDILVNNAGIEEKPEAVYEMSEASWDKIFSVNIKGVFLMTKAVSKIMIDKKIKGKIINISSITSKNPPTRCSAYASSKAAVNIFTFCAAADLGQFGINVNCICPGMIQTPMLESIDNNLRSEGKMGMTDIAEIMISTGRLPKGRIGQPEDIGKVAVFLASDDSEYMTGQVLNVCGGITSH encoded by the coding sequence ATGTGTAAAAAATTAAAAAATCGAGTTGCATTGATTACAGGTGGAGGCACAGGAATAGGCAAAGGTATAGCAAAATGTTTTTGCGATGAAGGAGCTATTGTTTATGTTATGGGAAGACGCCTTGAAAAATTGGAGGATACAGTCAATGAGCTAAATTCTGATCAAGGGAAAGCATTCGCTATTCAGGGAGATGTGAGCAAAAAAGAAGATATTGAACGGGTTACCAAAGAAATTTTAAACAAAGAAGGTAAAATCGATATACTTGTGAACAATGCAGGAATTGAAGAAAAACCTGAAGCTGTTTATGAAATGTCTGAAGCGTCATGGGACAAAATATTTTCTGTAAATATTAAAGGGGTTTTCTTAATGACAAAAGCCGTTTCTAAAATAATGATTGATAAAAAAATAAAAGGGAAAATAATCAATATCTCATCAATTACTTCTAAAAATCCTCCCACCCGCTGTTCTGCATACGCTTCTTCAAAAGCGGCGGTCAATATCTTTACTTTCTGTGCTGCGGCAGACCTTGGACAATTTGGAATAAATGTAAATTGCATATGTCCCGGAATGATTCAAACTCCAATGCTTGAAAGCATAGATAATAACTTGAGGAGTGAAGGCAAAATGGGAATGACTGATATTGCAGAAATAATGATTTCAACAGGACGCCTTCCAAAAGGACGAATTGGACAACCCGAAGACATTGGTAAAGTAGCAGTATTTCTTGCAAGTGATGATTCAGAGTATATGACAG